The Dehalogenimonas sp. THU2 genome has a window encoding:
- a CDS encoding iron-containing alcohol dehydrogenase gives MLTEFNMPTKVIFGEGSFNRLGDEARVLGRRAIIVSGQKNMRRLGILDKAADMLERAGMQAFLFDKIEPNPRAATIDEGAALVRKEHIDLVIAFGGGSAMDAAKGIALAATGDLPVWHYLTTRDNPSGKVPPLMMVPTVAASGSEVNSGAVITEWHSHEKRVLSRPSLQPKTAIIDPELTMSLPAGPTLAGGVDIFCHALEPYITAANPEDLNDGWREAMMRSVVTYLPVLRDNLHNVEARRALAWASTMACSAFSSLGGGDGSMTLHGIEHPLSGLYDITHGDGLAAMLPAWLADVARARADRVQLLGERVFGAGDGQKAVEDWLKSVGMRLRLEGLGVDRDKIPELARLAPVSSPWIVNNPTPLEQHDLQRLYRMAW, from the coding sequence ATGCTAACCGAATTCAACATGCCGACCAAAGTGATCTTCGGGGAAGGATCTTTCAACCGCCTCGGGGATGAAGCCCGCGTCCTGGGACGCCGGGCTATCATCGTCTCGGGTCAGAAGAACATGCGCCGCCTGGGTATCCTGGATAAGGCCGCGGATATGCTGGAGCGGGCCGGGATGCAGGCGTTTCTTTTCGACAAGATCGAACCCAACCCCCGCGCCGCCACCATCGATGAAGGAGCCGCATTGGTCCGGAAGGAGCATATCGACCTGGTCATCGCGTTTGGCGGCGGCAGCGCCATGGATGCCGCCAAGGGTATTGCCCTGGCCGCCACGGGGGATCTGCCCGTCTGGCATTATCTCACCACCCGCGACAACCCCTCCGGTAAGGTGCCGCCGCTGATGATGGTGCCGACCGTGGCCGCCTCCGGCTCCGAGGTGAATTCCGGGGCGGTCATAACCGAATGGCACAGCCATGAGAAGCGCGTCCTGTCCCGCCCGTCACTGCAACCCAAAACCGCAATTATCGACCCGGAACTGACGATGAGCCTGCCGGCTGGTCCCACACTGGCAGGCGGAGTAGATATCTTCTGCCACGCGCTGGAACCCTATATCACCGCCGCCAATCCGGAAGATCTCAACGACGGCTGGCGGGAGGCCATGATGCGCAGCGTGGTCACGTATCTGCCGGTGCTCCGGGATAATCTGCACAATGTCGAGGCCCGCCGCGCCCTGGCCTGGGCTTCCACCATGGCCTGTTCCGCCTTTTCCTCCCTGGGTGGCGGCGACGGCTCCATGACACTGCATGGCATCGAGCACCCCCTATCCGGGCTGTACGATATCACCCACGGCGACGGTTTGGCGGCGATGCTGCCAGCCTGGCTGGCGGACGTTGCCCGCGCCAGAGCGGACCGTGTCCAGCTGCTCGGCGAGCGGGTCTTCGGCGCCGGAGACGGACAAAAAGCCGTCGAGGACTGGCTGAAGAGCGTCGGTATGAGGCTGCGGCTGGAGGGGCTGGGGGTGGACAGGGACAAGATACCTGAACTGGCCCGCCTGGCGCCCGTGTCCTCGCCGTGGATCGTCAATAATCCGACGCCGCTGGAGCAGCATGATCTTCAGCGGTTGTACCGGATGGCGTGGTAG